Proteins encoded by one window of Arachis ipaensis cultivar K30076 chromosome B04, Araip1.1, whole genome shotgun sequence:
- the LOC107635134 gene encoding uncharacterized protein LOC107635134, whose translation MDSSSGIESNGRVPLSGVVADCVKRWFRDTLKEAKAGDINMQVLVGQMYYSGYGVPRDDQKGKIWLTRASRVRSSVWKVGDKHPGYNASDSDSDELKEDS comes from the exons ATGGATAGTAGCAGTGGAATTGAGAGCAATGGGCGTGTGCCACTTTCAGGGGTTGTTGCAGATTGTGTGAAACGGTGGTTCAGAGACACTCTGAAAGAAGCTAAAGCTGGGGACATAAACATGCAGGTCTTGGTAGGTCAGATGTATTACAGTGGTTATGGTGTTCCCAGAGATGACCAAAAG GGTAAAATTTGGTTGACTAGAGCATCGAGGGTTAGATCTTCAGTTTGGAAAGTTGGTGATAAGCATCCAG GTTATAATGCAagtgattctgattctgatgaaTTGAAGGAAGACTCTTAA